Proteins encoded by one window of Cystobacter ferrugineus:
- a CDS encoding thrombospondin type 3 repeat-containing protein, whose protein sequence is MNDPFHRGLPHVLARASLLGVILLGATAAKATPTFPGVINSELGGATSVSCPLCHQGMPSVGTVTTPFGKSILARNVEPGNEASLRKALAELDTEKVDSDGDGTPDTEELKAGRNPNSSDGTTGPGGEDPGGDNVLPDPSYGCAAAPGAPVGLLLGGLWLLRRRRRA, encoded by the coding sequence ATGAACGACCCATTCCATCGCGGCTTGCCGCACGTGCTGGCGCGGGCCAGCCTCCTGGGAGTCATCCTGCTCGGCGCCACCGCCGCGAAGGCCACTCCCACTTTTCCGGGAGTCATCAACTCCGAGCTGGGGGGAGCCACCTCGGTCTCGTGCCCCCTCTGCCACCAGGGCATGCCCTCCGTGGGCACGGTGACCACGCCCTTCGGCAAGTCGATTCTCGCCCGGAATGTCGAGCCCGGTAACGAGGCTTCGTTGCGCAAGGCGCTGGCCGAGCTGGACACCGAGAAGGTGGACAGTGACGGCGACGGCACGCCCGACACGGAGGAGCTGAAGGCGGGCCGCAATCCCAACTCGAGCGACGGGACCACGGGTCCAGGCGGCGAGGATCCGGGCGGAGACAATGTGCTGCCCGACCCCTCCTACGGGTGCGCCGCGGCGCCGGGCGCTCCGGTGGGCCTGCTGCTCGGCGGGTTGTGGCTCCTGCGCCGACGCCGCCGGGCGTAG
- a CDS encoding peroxiredoxin: MTIKVGDEAPDFNFTHKNGSPASLKSLRQQKAVVLYFYPKDDTPGCTAQACSFRDAYEDFIQAGAEVIGVSSDETSSHESFAAKHRLPFTLLSDADGSLRKSYGVPRSFLGLLPGRVTYVIDREGIVRHVFNSQLQATKHITEALDVLKRLSAA; encoded by the coding sequence ATGACGATCAAGGTTGGCGACGAAGCCCCGGACTTCAACTTCACCCACAAGAATGGAAGTCCAGCGAGTCTCAAGTCCCTGCGTCAGCAGAAGGCCGTTGTCCTCTACTTCTATCCCAAGGATGACACCCCGGGATGCACGGCCCAGGCCTGCTCCTTCCGCGACGCCTACGAGGACTTCATTCAGGCGGGCGCCGAGGTCATCGGGGTCAGCTCCGACGAGACCTCGTCGCATGAGTCCTTCGCCGCCAAGCACCGGCTGCCCTTCACGTTGCTCAGCGACGCGGACGGCTCGCTGCGCAAGAGCTACGGTGTGCCGCGCTCGTTCCTGGGGTTGCTGCCGGGCCGGGTCACGTATGTGATCGACCGTGAGGGCATCGTCCGGCACGTCTTCAATTCCCAGCTCCAGGCCACCAAGCACATCACCGAGGCGCTGGATGTCCTCAAGCGCTTGAGTGCCGCCTGA
- the der gene encoding ribosome biogenesis GTPase Der, with protein MKPLVAIVGRPNVGKSTLFNRLARRRIALVEDIPGVTRDRHYWDVECEGRFITIIDTGGFVPGEKDSLLQQVREQAQLAVEECDAIVFVTDARAGLTTADQEVAAYLRQSGKPVVVAANKLDSESQLVQAHASEFFRLGLGEVFPISAEHGLGVGTMMEAVVGKLPPMDDEELAAKAFAETALDEPVTEEDEAAFGYVPEGEEGEEGEEGAAPAATPIGEKEAEGEDEEERPIRIAIIGRPNVGKSTLVNALLKEKRVVASEVPGTTRDPIDSELTYKDRKVILTDTAGIRRKKTIAHRLEKFSVVASLKSMERSDVAVLLMDATEPAVDQDAKLAGLAEEKGRALVIVVNKWDLISTDQRKQELFREELKYALKFVHYAPIVFTSALTGAKVEKVLELAVELADQFRYRSPTPQLNRLLKHIEESHPAPIVGRGPLRVYYMAQVGTAPPTFAITCNRPEGVPDMYRRYITNQLRKTFDLRVPIRLLFRERPGQEKRAARKRPKQTGKR; from the coding sequence ATGAAGCCTCTGGTCGCCATCGTGGGACGCCCCAACGTGGGCAAGTCCACGCTCTTCAATCGCCTCGCCCGGCGCCGCATCGCCCTGGTGGAGGACATCCCCGGCGTCACCCGCGACCGGCATTACTGGGACGTGGAGTGCGAGGGCCGGTTCATCACCATCATCGACACGGGCGGCTTCGTGCCCGGAGAGAAGGACTCGCTCCTGCAGCAGGTGCGCGAGCAGGCGCAGCTCGCGGTGGAGGAGTGTGACGCCATCGTCTTCGTGACGGACGCGCGCGCGGGCCTGACCACGGCGGACCAGGAGGTGGCCGCCTACCTGCGTCAGAGCGGCAAGCCCGTGGTGGTGGCCGCCAACAAGCTCGACAGCGAGTCGCAGCTCGTCCAGGCGCACGCCTCGGAGTTCTTCCGGCTGGGCCTGGGCGAGGTGTTCCCCATCTCCGCCGAGCATGGCCTGGGCGTGGGTACGATGATGGAGGCCGTCGTGGGCAAGCTGCCGCCCATGGACGACGAGGAGCTGGCCGCCAAGGCCTTCGCCGAGACGGCGCTCGACGAGCCGGTCACGGAAGAGGACGAGGCGGCGTTCGGGTACGTGCCCGAAGGGGAGGAAGGCGAGGAGGGGGAGGAGGGCGCGGCTCCGGCGGCGACCCCCATCGGGGAGAAGGAAGCGGAGGGTGAGGACGAGGAGGAGCGGCCCATCCGGATCGCCATCATCGGCCGGCCCAACGTGGGCAAGAGCACCCTGGTCAACGCGCTGCTCAAGGAGAAGCGCGTGGTGGCCAGCGAGGTGCCGGGGACGACGCGGGATCCCATCGACTCGGAGCTCACGTACAAGGACCGCAAGGTCATCCTGACGGACACCGCGGGCATCCGGCGCAAGAAGACGATCGCCCACCGGTTGGAGAAGTTCTCGGTGGTGGCGTCACTCAAGTCCATGGAGCGCAGCGACGTGGCGGTGCTGCTGATGGACGCCACCGAGCCCGCGGTGGACCAGGATGCCAAGCTGGCGGGCCTGGCCGAGGAGAAGGGCCGCGCGCTGGTCATCGTGGTGAACAAGTGGGATCTCATCAGCACGGATCAGCGCAAGCAGGAGTTGTTCCGCGAGGAGCTCAAGTACGCGCTGAAGTTCGTGCACTACGCGCCCATCGTGTTCACCTCGGCGCTCACCGGTGCCAAGGTGGAGAAGGTGCTGGAGCTGGCGGTGGAGCTGGCCGACCAGTTCCGCTACCGCTCGCCCACCCCCCAGCTCAACCGGCTGCTCAAGCACATCGAGGAGAGCCACCCGGCGCCCATCGTGGGGCGGGGGCCGTTGCGGGTGTACTACATGGCCCAGGTGGGCACGGCGCCGCCCACCTTCGCCATCACCTGCAACCGGCCGGAGGGGGTGCCGGACATGTACCGGCGCTACATCACCAACCAGTTGCGCAAGACGTTCGACTTGCGCGTCCCCATCCGCCTGCTCTTCCGCGAGCGGCCGGGGCAAGAGAAGCGAGCGGCCCGCAAGAGGCCGAAACAGACCGGGAAGCGGTAG
- the era gene encoding GTPase Era: MPPPTHRSGFAALIGRPNVGKSTLLNQLTGEKLAIVSPKPQTTRNRILGVVTRPEGQVAFLDTPGIHQAKGELNRYMVEVALQAADEVDLVLFVIEPTGTEKQEVGPGNRHILERLQKTGKPTFLVINKIDTIPKPVLLPLIDLYRREFPFAEVLPISAKEDDGVEELFQTVLRHMPEGEPLFPEDVLTDQAEKTLVAEYIREQVLRHCRQEIPYSTAVLVDFFDESEREPPPGTPPGKLAGLIRISGSIYVERDSQKAIIIGKQGQMLKTIGTDARKAIQRLLGAHVYLSLRVRVEPRWSERPEGLKKLGYE; this comes from the coding sequence ATGCCTCCTCCCACCCACCGCAGCGGCTTCGCCGCGCTCATCGGCCGTCCCAATGTGGGCAAGAGCACGCTGCTCAATCAGCTGACGGGCGAGAAGCTCGCCATCGTCTCGCCCAAGCCGCAGACCACCCGCAACCGCATCCTGGGCGTGGTGACGCGGCCGGAGGGCCAGGTGGCCTTCCTCGACACCCCGGGCATCCACCAGGCCAAGGGGGAGCTCAACCGGTACATGGTGGAGGTGGCCCTGCAGGCCGCGGACGAGGTGGACCTGGTCCTCTTCGTCATCGAGCCCACGGGGACGGAGAAGCAGGAGGTGGGGCCGGGCAACCGCCACATCCTCGAGCGGCTGCAGAAGACGGGCAAGCCCACCTTCCTGGTGATCAACAAGATCGACACCATTCCCAAGCCGGTGCTCCTGCCGCTCATCGACCTGTACCGCCGGGAGTTCCCCTTCGCCGAGGTGCTACCCATCTCCGCCAAGGAGGACGACGGGGTGGAGGAGTTGTTCCAGACGGTGCTGCGGCACATGCCCGAGGGCGAGCCGCTGTTTCCCGAGGACGTGCTCACGGACCAGGCGGAGAAGACGCTGGTGGCCGAGTACATCCGCGAGCAGGTGTTGCGTCATTGCCGCCAGGAGATTCCGTATTCCACGGCGGTGCTGGTGGACTTCTTCGACGAGTCCGAGCGCGAGCCGCCACCGGGCACGCCGCCGGGCAAGCTCGCGGGGCTCATCCGGATTTCAGGCTCCATCTACGTGGAGCGGGACAGTCAGAAGGCCATCATCATCGGCAAGCAGGGCCAGATGTTGAAGACGATCGGTACGGACGCGCGCAAGGCCATCCAGCGGCTCTTGGGGGCGCACGTGTACCTCTCGCTCCGGGTGCGCGTGGAGCCCCGGTGGAGCGAGCGGCCCGAGGGCCTCAAGAAGCTGGGTTACGAGTAG
- a CDS encoding tetratricopeptide repeat protein, which produces MAEKSEKMTKQQELSAQDAFQLYGAEASDWLMKRQQIIGATLGVLLVGGLIAATVHYFSSRGEEAASKQLGQALTVLERPVVTGVDLQPAEAGQEPPFKSEKEKDEAIVKTLSDFRAAHGGSDAAVTAALPLGKAQYRLGDYDGALVAFDEYIAKGEKNQPLMVSAREGQGYAHEAKGQLDQALASFQEMAKLDAGGFLQGMGQYHQARILVAQGKKDEAAQLLADLKSTQTNTAAGRLATERLAVLAAEGVKIPEPKAAPAAAQDAG; this is translated from the coding sequence GTGGCCGAAAAGTCCGAGAAGATGACGAAGCAGCAGGAGCTGTCCGCGCAGGACGCCTTCCAGCTCTATGGCGCCGAGGCGAGTGACTGGCTGATGAAGCGGCAGCAGATCATCGGCGCCACGCTGGGCGTGCTGCTGGTGGGCGGACTGATCGCCGCGACGGTGCACTACTTCTCCAGCCGCGGCGAGGAGGCGGCCTCCAAGCAGCTGGGCCAGGCGCTCACGGTGCTCGAGCGGCCGGTGGTCACCGGAGTGGATCTCCAGCCGGCGGAGGCGGGGCAGGAGCCGCCCTTCAAGTCCGAGAAGGAGAAGGACGAGGCGATCGTCAAGACGCTGAGCGACTTCCGCGCGGCGCATGGGGGCTCGGACGCGGCGGTGACGGCGGCGCTGCCCCTGGGCAAGGCGCAGTACCGGCTGGGCGACTACGACGGGGCGCTCGTGGCCTTCGACGAGTACATCGCCAAGGGCGAGAAGAACCAGCCGTTGATGGTGTCGGCGCGCGAGGGCCAGGGCTATGCCCACGAGGCCAAGGGGCAGCTCGACCAGGCGCTCGCGTCCTTCCAGGAGATGGCGAAGCTGGACGCGGGGGGCTTCCTGCAGGGCATGGGGCAGTACCACCAGGCGCGCATCCTCGTGGCCCAGGGCAAGAAGGACGAGGCGGCGCAGCTCCTGGCGGACCTGAAGTCGACCCAGACGAACACGGCGGCGGGACGGCTCGCCACCGAGCGGCTGGCGGTGCTCGCGGCGGAGGGTGTGAAGATTCCCGAGCCGAAGGCGGCTCCGGCCGCGGCCCAGGACGCGGGGTAG
- a CDS encoding acyl-CoA dehydrogenase family protein, translated as MDFELPESHRALQASLRDFCESKVRPFAREWDKDETFPLEVVRELGGLGVLGMLVSEEYGGAAMDSLAVAVAVEEIARYDGSLALTVASHNGLGTSHLRVFGNEAQRRKYLPRLASGEWLGAWGLTEPGSGSDAAGMKTTAVRHGDTWVLNGAKMFITQGTVGDVFVVLAVTSPQKKQKGITAFILEKGMKGFSQRSIHGKLGMRSSDTAELVLEGVEVPDSQRLGEVDAGFIDTMKILDKGRITIGALAVGLGRGALEESVRYSRERTAFGQPISEFQGLRWMFADMKTELDAARLLVHRAALLADAGRPYSQEASMAKLFASEAATRACNKAVQIHGGYGYTREFPVERYLRDAKLCEIGEGTSEIQRTIIAREVFKSA; from the coding sequence ATGGACTTCGAACTTCCCGAAAGCCATCGAGCCCTTCAGGCTTCCCTGCGTGACTTCTGCGAGAGCAAGGTCCGTCCCTTCGCGCGCGAGTGGGACAAGGACGAGACCTTCCCGCTGGAGGTGGTGCGGGAGCTGGGCGGGCTGGGTGTGCTGGGCATGCTGGTCTCCGAGGAGTACGGCGGAGCGGCCATGGACTCGCTGGCCGTGGCGGTGGCGGTGGAGGAGATCGCCCGCTATGACGGCTCGCTCGCCCTCACGGTGGCCTCGCACAACGGCCTGGGCACCAGCCACCTGCGCGTCTTCGGCAACGAGGCGCAGCGGCGCAAGTACCTGCCCAGGCTCGCCAGCGGTGAGTGGCTGGGCGCGTGGGGCCTGACCGAGCCGGGCAGTGGCTCGGACGCCGCGGGGATGAAGACGACGGCGGTGCGCCACGGCGACACGTGGGTGCTCAACGGCGCGAAGATGTTCATCACCCAGGGCACGGTGGGTGACGTGTTCGTGGTGCTGGCGGTCACCTCGCCGCAGAAGAAGCAGAAGGGCATCACCGCCTTCATCCTGGAGAAGGGGATGAAGGGCTTCAGCCAGCGCTCCATCCACGGCAAGCTGGGCATGCGCTCCTCGGACACGGCGGAGCTGGTGCTCGAGGGCGTGGAGGTGCCGGACAGCCAGCGGCTGGGCGAGGTGGACGCGGGCTTCATCGACACGATGAAGATCCTCGACAAGGGCCGCATCACCATCGGCGCGCTGGCGGTGGGCCTGGGGCGGGGGGCGCTGGAGGAGTCGGTGCGCTACTCGCGCGAGCGCACGGCCTTCGGCCAGCCCATCTCCGAGTTCCAGGGCCTGCGCTGGATGTTCGCGGACATGAAGACGGAGCTGGACGCGGCGCGGCTCTTGGTGCACCGCGCGGCGCTGCTCGCCGACGCGGGCCGGCCCTACAGCCAGGAAGCGTCCATGGCGAAGCTCTTCGCCTCCGAGGCCGCCACGCGTGCCTGCAACAAGGCGGTGCAGATCCACGGCGGCTATGGCTACACGCGCGAGTTCCCCGTCGAGCGCTACCTGCGTGACGCCAAGCTGTGTGAGATCGGCGAGGGCACGAGCGAGATCCAGCGCACCATCATCGCGCGCGAGGTCTTCAAGAGCGCGTGA
- a CDS encoding PQQ-binding-like beta-propeller repeat protein: MGGLGAVGLLGACQTVPVYGNPVTSAPVQPPRHYFSVDWWTPLVEPTLLEYAPREQARPAYDEQNERVIALTRDGYVRSLGAGGQEAWSYRVGTLFYAGATVDGGTVYVPGTDGGLHALDARTGQLKWRYSAEEALATAPVIAGELVLVASQSDTLFAVKRATGELAWLYRRDAPAGFTIHRTSAPTVRGQTAWVGFSDGSLVSLDLADGGVRWEKLLAQAGTRQFMDVDTSPVLDASGRVYAASYTGGLYALDAETGDVVWTSVAQGITSLMLHGDVVIATGDDRLDAYLADNGKLIWSRALEERAGLETVLVKGMLLVPAQRSLLFVDPRTGRSRIAWNPGKGISAPPRVVGSKAYVLSNNGYLYALRLDGRSG; the protein is encoded by the coding sequence GTGGGTGGGCTCGGGGCGGTGGGCCTTCTGGGGGCCTGCCAGACGGTGCCGGTGTACGGCAACCCGGTGACCTCCGCTCCCGTGCAGCCGCCCCGTCACTACTTCTCGGTGGACTGGTGGACGCCGCTGGTCGAGCCCACGCTGCTCGAGTACGCCCCGCGGGAGCAGGCGCGGCCCGCCTATGACGAGCAGAACGAGCGGGTGATCGCGCTCACCCGGGACGGGTATGTGCGCAGCCTCGGCGCCGGAGGCCAGGAGGCGTGGAGCTACCGGGTGGGCACGCTCTTCTACGCGGGCGCCACGGTGGACGGCGGCACGGTGTACGTGCCGGGCACGGACGGCGGACTGCACGCCCTGGACGCGCGTACGGGTCAGTTGAAGTGGCGGTACTCGGCGGAGGAGGCGCTGGCGACGGCCCCGGTGATCGCCGGCGAGCTGGTGCTGGTGGCCTCGCAGAGCGACACGCTGTTCGCGGTGAAGCGCGCCACGGGAGAGCTCGCGTGGCTGTACCGGAGGGATGCTCCGGCGGGTTTCACCATCCACCGCACCTCGGCGCCGACCGTACGCGGCCAGACGGCCTGGGTGGGCTTCTCCGATGGCTCGCTCGTGTCGTTGGACCTGGCCGACGGCGGCGTGCGCTGGGAGAAGTTGCTCGCGCAGGCGGGCACCCGGCAGTTCATGGACGTGGACACCTCGCCCGTGCTGGATGCGTCGGGCCGGGTCTACGCCGCGTCGTACACGGGGGGCCTGTACGCCCTCGATGCCGAGACGGGCGACGTGGTGTGGACCTCGGTGGCGCAGGGCATCACCTCGCTGATGCTCCACGGGGACGTGGTGATCGCCACCGGGGATGACCGCCTGGATGCGTACCTGGCGGACAATGGGAAGCTCATCTGGTCGCGCGCCCTGGAGGAAAGGGCCGGACTGGAGACGGTGTTGGTCAAGGGCATGCTCCTGGTGCCCGCCCAGCGCTCGCTGCTCTTCGTGGATCCCCGCACGGGCCGCTCGCGCATCGCGTGGAACCCGGGCAAGGGCATCTCGGCCCCGCCGCGGGTGGTGGGGAGCAAGGCGTACGTGCTGTCCAACAACGGCTACCTGTACGCCCTGCGCCTGGATGGGAGGAGTGGTTGA
- a CDS encoding YceI family protein, translating into MRSKILLTLMVLLATPALAELERSGPASATFSGKGPAGFKLEGKTEEVTLKDDGKTVVISVPLASLKTGIDLRDRHMREKYLEVEKFPHAVLEVLWSAIQLPEDGKTTTQTVPGKMTLHGKTKDVSVTYTVKRTGDAYEASGKLPLNLKDFDIVIPNYLGVTVKPDIETLTSFQFKKK; encoded by the coding sequence ATGAGATCCAAGATCCTGTTGACACTGATGGTGTTGCTGGCGACCCCCGCGCTCGCGGAGCTGGAGCGCAGTGGTCCCGCGAGCGCGACGTTCTCCGGCAAGGGGCCGGCCGGCTTCAAGCTGGAGGGGAAGACCGAGGAGGTGACCCTCAAGGACGATGGCAAGACGGTGGTCATCTCCGTGCCGCTGGCGTCGCTCAAGACAGGCATTGATCTGCGCGACCGTCACATGCGCGAGAAGTACCTCGAGGTGGAAAAGTTCCCGCACGCGGTGCTGGAGGTGCTCTGGAGCGCCATCCAGTTGCCGGAGGACGGGAAGACGACCACCCAGACGGTGCCGGGGAAGATGACCCTGCACGGCAAGACGAAGGACGTGTCCGTCACCTACACCGTCAAGCGCACCGGGGACGCCTACGAGGCGAGCGGCAAGCTGCCCCTCAACCTCAAGGACTTCGACATCGTCATCCCGAACTACCTGGGCGTGACGGTCAAGCCCGACATCGAGACGCTCACCTCGTTCCAGTTCAAGAAGAAGTAG
- the rnc gene encoding ribonuclease III: MTRPPAERVKTLEERLGVVFPRPELALTALTHKSWVNEHRGEGFQDNERLEFLGDAVVNLAVGHRLMERFPQMREGELTPLRARIVNEDGLSRIARRLGLGELLLLGRGEELSGGRDKSSLLANALEAIFAALYLEAGLPPVMALVDRHFAEALDGVAQALSRLDYKTKLQETAQEQLKLTPRYQCISESGPDHEKVFEVQVTLGPDVYARATGRSKKEAEQNAAHAALEWLARGEKPELLNSAAASGPKEDRPG, from the coding sequence ATGACACGGCCGCCCGCCGAGCGTGTGAAGACCCTGGAGGAGCGTCTGGGCGTGGTGTTTCCCCGCCCGGAGCTGGCCCTCACCGCGCTCACGCACAAGAGCTGGGTCAACGAGCATCGTGGCGAGGGCTTCCAGGACAACGAGCGGCTGGAGTTCCTCGGGGACGCGGTGGTCAACCTGGCGGTGGGCCACCGGCTCATGGAGCGCTTTCCCCAGATGAGGGAAGGGGAGCTCACGCCGTTGCGCGCCCGCATCGTCAACGAGGACGGCCTGTCGCGCATCGCGCGCCGCCTGGGGCTGGGTGAGCTGCTGCTGCTCGGACGGGGCGAGGAGCTCAGCGGGGGCCGGGACAAGAGCTCGCTCCTGGCCAACGCGCTGGAGGCAATCTTCGCCGCGCTCTACCTCGAGGCGGGCCTGCCGCCGGTGATGGCGCTGGTGGATCGGCACTTCGCCGAGGCCCTGGACGGTGTGGCGCAGGCGCTCAGCCGGCTGGACTACAAGACGAAGCTGCAGGAGACGGCCCAGGAGCAGCTCAAGCTCACGCCCCGCTATCAGTGCATCTCGGAGTCGGGCCCCGACCACGAGAAGGTCTTCGAGGTGCAGGTGACGCTGGGGCCGGACGTGTACGCGCGCGCCACGGGCCGTAGCAAGAAGGAGGCCGAGCAGAACGCCGCCCATGCCGCCCTGGAGTGGTTGGCACGGGGGGAAAAGCCGGAACTTCTGAATTCCGCGGCGGCTTCCGGTCCGAAGGAGGACAGACCGGGTTGA
- a CDS encoding (deoxy)nucleoside triphosphate pyrophosphohydrolase: MTSGAVKKAVRVVAALIYRPGDDTRFLVQQRLPGGSRGLLWEFPGGKVEPGESEPEALVRECREELDVTLHVGRQLWAGRHEYPDLMVDLTLYAARLESGEPKTLGAQALAFLTPEQMRTLPFCEADLPPLEALVAGRLGPLR, from the coding sequence TTGACCTCGGGGGCGGTGAAGAAGGCGGTCCGGGTGGTGGCCGCCCTCATCTACCGGCCGGGGGATGACACCCGGTTCCTCGTCCAGCAGCGCCTGCCGGGGGGAAGCCGTGGCCTGCTCTGGGAGTTTCCAGGCGGCAAGGTGGAGCCCGGGGAGTCCGAGCCCGAAGCGCTCGTTCGGGAGTGCCGGGAGGAGCTGGATGTGACGCTCCACGTGGGAAGGCAGCTATGGGCGGGCAGACACGAGTACCCGGATCTGATGGTGGACCTGACGTTGTACGCGGCCCGGCTGGAGTCGGGGGAGCCGAAGACCCTGGGAGCCCAGGCGCTGGCGTTCCTGACGCCGGAGCAGATGCGGACGCTGCCGTTCTGCGAGGCGGATCTTCCACCCCTGGAGGCGCTGGTGGCGGGCAGGCTGGGTCCGCTGCGCTGA
- a CDS encoding YtxH domain-containing protein → MMFAKKATLAAKSDVYRKFLARKLLKDLPKYARNRWEDFDPDDALHYVGLTTYKPASASFAGIGAFVIGCAVGGIAALLLTPKTGPELRTNVKDKAMDYLNRQGINVPEKTANA, encoded by the coding sequence ATGATGTTCGCGAAAAAGGCCACGCTGGCGGCGAAGAGTGACGTGTACCGGAAGTTCCTCGCCAGGAAGCTCCTGAAGGATCTGCCCAAGTACGCGCGCAACCGTTGGGAGGACTTCGATCCGGATGATGCGCTGCACTATGTGGGCCTGACCACCTACAAGCCCGCCAGCGCCTCGTTCGCGGGCATCGGCGCCTTCGTCATCGGCTGCGCCGTCGGCGGCATCGCCGCCCTGCTGCTCACGCCCAAGACCGGGCCGGAGCTGCGCACCAACGTGAAGGACAAGGCGATGGACTACCTCAACCGGCAGGGCATCAACGTGCCGGAGAAGACCGCCAACGCCTGA
- a CDS encoding acyl-CoA carboxylase subunit beta: MSSDQKLLEKRAQVERGGAEKYHAKNQETGKLFARERIRLLVDEGSFVEDAKLANNLDPELPSDGVITGLGRVAGRPVAIMANDSTVKAGSWGARTVEKILRIQETARSLRCPLLYLVDSAGARITDQVEMFPGRRGAGRIFYNEVHLSGEVPQVCLLFGPSAAGGAYIPAFCDLVIMVEGNASMYLGSPRMAEMVIGEKVTLEEMGGAKMHCSVSGCGDVLVKTEQEAIEAAKKYLSFFPENFTQAPPVVEARAPKASGKRVEEIIPADQNKPFDMHALIAELIDEGSWFEVKKLFAQELITGLARIGGRPVGIVANQPKYKGGVLFVDSADKAARFIWLCDAFNIPLLYLADVPGFMIGTKVERAGIIRSGAKMISAVSEASVPRICVVVRKAYGAGLYAMSGPGFAPDATLALPQAMIAVMGPEAAVNAVYFNKIQDKPEAERAAYVQQLRDEYKEDVDLFKLASELVVDEVVPGERLRHELSQRFELYSRRFQPRATKKHGVYPV, from the coding sequence ATGTCATCCGACCAGAAGCTGCTGGAAAAGCGCGCCCAGGTGGAACGGGGCGGGGCAGAGAAGTACCACGCGAAGAACCAGGAAACGGGCAAGCTGTTCGCGCGCGAGCGCATCCGGCTCCTGGTGGACGAGGGCTCGTTCGTCGAGGACGCGAAGCTCGCCAACAACCTGGATCCGGAGCTGCCCTCGGACGGCGTCATCACGGGCCTGGGCCGGGTGGCGGGGCGTCCGGTGGCGATCATGGCCAACGACTCCACGGTGAAGGCGGGCAGTTGGGGCGCGCGCACGGTGGAGAAGATCCTCCGCATCCAGGAGACGGCCCGGAGCCTGCGCTGTCCGCTGCTCTACCTGGTGGACTCGGCGGGAGCGCGCATCACGGACCAGGTGGAGATGTTCCCCGGCCGGCGCGGCGCGGGCCGCATCTTCTACAACGAGGTGCACCTGTCCGGAGAGGTGCCGCAGGTGTGTCTGCTCTTCGGGCCCTCGGCCGCTGGCGGCGCGTACATCCCGGCCTTCTGCGATCTGGTCATCATGGTGGAGGGCAATGCCTCCATGTACCTGGGCAGCCCGCGCATGGCGGAGATGGTCATCGGCGAGAAGGTGACGCTCGAGGAGATGGGCGGCGCGAAGATGCACTGCTCGGTGTCCGGCTGCGGCGACGTGCTGGTGAAGACGGAGCAGGAGGCCATCGAGGCGGCGAAGAAGTACCTCTCCTTCTTCCCGGAGAACTTCACCCAGGCGCCGCCGGTGGTGGAGGCGCGCGCGCCCAAGGCGAGTGGCAAGCGGGTGGAGGAGATCATCCCGGCGGATCAGAACAAGCCCTTCGACATGCACGCGCTCATCGCGGAGCTCATCGACGAGGGGAGCTGGTTCGAGGTGAAGAAGCTCTTCGCCCAGGAGCTGATCACGGGCCTGGCGCGCATCGGGGGCCGGCCGGTGGGCATCGTGGCCAACCAGCCCAAGTACAAGGGCGGCGTGCTCTTCGTGGACTCGGCGGACAAGGCGGCGCGCTTCATCTGGCTGTGTGATGCCTTCAACATCCCGCTGCTCTACCTGGCGGACGTGCCGGGGTTCATGATCGGCACCAAGGTGGAGCGCGCGGGCATCATCCGCTCGGGCGCGAAGATGATCTCCGCGGTGAGCGAGGCGAGCGTGCCGCGCATCTGCGTGGTGGTTCGCAAGGCGTATGGGGCGGGCCTGTACGCCATGAGCGGGCCGGGCTTCGCGCCGGACGCCACCCTGGCGCTGCCCCAGGCGATGATCGCGGTGATGGGACCCGAGGCGGCCGTCAACGCCGTCTACTTCAACAAGATCCAGGACAAGCCCGAGGCCGAGCGCGCCGCCTACGTGCAGCAGCTGCGCGACGAGTACAAGGAGGACGTGGACCTGTTCAAGCTGGCGAGCGAGCTGGTGGTGGACGAGGTCGTCCCGGGTGAGCGGCTGCGTCATGAATTGTCGCAGCGCTTCGAGTTGTATTCTCGCCGTTTCCAACCCCGGGCCACCAAGAAGCACGGCGTCTACCCGGTTTGA